CCGATGGCAACGGCCATGCCCAGGAAAAAGCGCAGCACAGGGCTTGACCCGCCGCGGGCCCGCCATTCACGACCGAACGCCGCAGCCAGACAGGAACCCAGGAGAAACCCCATGATTTCCGGCCGCAGGTACTGCACTGTCGACACCCGGTGCAACCCCAGAGCACCAGCCGCATCCCGGGTGAAGCACACTACGCACAGGCCCATGTTGGGCGGATTCCCCAACCAAGCCAGCCCCGCTCCCACCAGGCCCACGACGATCCCGGCCAGAATGACAGCCTTCTTGTCCATGGTCCTGTCTTCCCCCCCATGCCAGAGCATCTTTGCGCTTCAACCCGCAATGCCGGGATCCTTGACCAGCGTGACCAACCTCACGCCCCTACCGTGAAACTGGTTGAACACAACTCCCTCAGAAACCAAGCGCAACACCGTGGGTGGATCGGTCACCACCGTGCCGGAAACAAGCTGCACCCCGTGGTCGAACCAAACAGGCGAAAGAGGCGTCGTGGGACCCAGTACCATGACCAGGGCATCCTTACGGCAAAGGCCCAGGAGGTCGTCCATGGTATCGTTGATGAGAGCCGTGCCGGTGATGGCCACCACGTCAGCCTCCGGTATCACGCGCTCCGCCTCGCCAGCCGGCAGATCACCCTCCCGGGGCCGCCTCTCCAGCACCCACAGCTTCCCGGCTACCTCCCGCAACTGCGGCACAAAGGGGAAGTGACCCACCACGCACACCCTCTTCCCCTGGCCCCACTCGACCAACAGGTCCGCCGCATTCACCTCACGGCACCGCGCGAGATCCACTTCGAGGAGCGAATTCAGCGCAGCAAGAGCTACGCTGCGCTCAAGCAGACTGCCACTCCCCCCGTAGCTGCATAACCCCCGAGCCGTCATGCTGGTGAGATTACCGGCTTCCCGGACCGGGGGACCGGATGAGTGCTCGTGCTC
This portion of the Bacillota bacterium genome encodes:
- a CDS encoding DUF364 domain-containing protein, with amino-acid sequence MGVLEEIISTADGDAPVREVRIGPFWTGVWSRNCGLASTVFEHEHSSGPPVREAGNLTSMTARGLCSYGGSGSLLERSVALAALNSLLEVDLARCREVNAADLLVEWGQGKRVCVVGHFPFVPQLREVAGKLWVLERRPREGDLPAGEAERVIPEADVVAITGTALINDTMDDLLGLCRKDALVMVLGPTTPLSPVWFDHGVQLVSGTVVTDPPTVLRLVSEGVVFNQFHGRGVRLVTLVKDPGIAG